A part of Caldicellulosiruptor owensensis OL genomic DNA contains:
- a CDS encoding PTS fructose transporter subunit IIC, which translates to MKKIVAVTSCPTGIAHTYMAAEALQMAAKELGVEIKVETRGSVGAENEITADDLKQAHAVILACDTKIDEDRFQGLPIVRASVKDAIKDPKGLITKAMNMEKKDYVDKVFEAKKEAKERATGVYKHLMTGVSYMIPFVVAGGILIAISFAFGIKAFEQKGTIAAALMDIGGGSAFYLMVPILAGFIAFSIADRPGLVPGMIGGLLANKLGAGFLGGIVAGFAAGYLVAWLKKTIKLPKTMEGLMPVLILPVLSTLIIGLGMIYVVGEPVAALNKAMTEWLKSMSSGSAVLLGIILGLMMAFDMGGPVNKAAYTFAVSTLAAGQPSTIMAAVMAAGMTPPLGLALATLIAKDKFTTEEREAGKAAFFLGISFITEGAIPFAAADPLRVIPSIMIGSAATSVLSILFKCTLAVPHGGIFVLPIPNAVGNLLLYAVAIAIGTVVTALIVSILKPKKVQ; encoded by the coding sequence ATGAAAAAAATTGTTGCTGTGACATCTTGTCCTACTGGAATTGCCCACACATATATGGCAGCAGAGGCGCTTCAGATGGCAGCAAAAGAACTTGGGGTTGAAATCAAGGTTGAAACAAGAGGTTCTGTCGGTGCAGAAAATGAAATAACTGCAGATGATTTGAAACAGGCACATGCGGTAATTTTAGCTTGTGACACAAAAATCGATGAAGATAGGTTTCAAGGATTGCCAATTGTACGAGCAAGTGTGAAGGATGCTATCAAAGACCCAAAAGGGCTTATCACAAAGGCTATGAACATGGAAAAGAAAGACTATGTTGATAAAGTCTTTGAGGCCAAGAAAGAAGCAAAAGAAAGAGCAACTGGTGTTTATAAGCATTTGATGACAGGTGTTTCTTATATGATTCCATTTGTTGTTGCAGGAGGTATTTTAATTGCAATATCCTTTGCGTTTGGTATCAAAGCTTTTGAACAAAAAGGAACGATTGCAGCAGCGCTCATGGACATAGGCGGTGGCAGTGCATTTTATCTTATGGTTCCAATCCTTGCTGGCTTTATAGCCTTTTCAATAGCGGACAGACCTGGACTTGTACCAGGAATGATAGGTGGGCTTTTAGCAAATAAGCTTGGAGCAGGTTTTTTGGGCGGCATTGTTGCAGGGTTTGCAGCCGGGTATTTAGTTGCATGGCTTAAGAAAACTATAAAGCTACCAAAGACAATGGAAGGTTTGATGCCGGTATTGATACTCCCTGTTTTGTCAACGTTGATTATCGGTTTGGGTATGATATATGTTGTAGGCGAACCTGTTGCAGCTTTAAATAAGGCAATGACAGAATGGCTCAAGAGCATGAGCAGTGGCAGTGCCGTGTTACTTGGGATAATTTTGGGGTTAATGATGGCTTTTGACATGGGTGGACCTGTCAATAAAGCTGCATATACATTTGCTGTATCAACTTTGGCGGCAGGTCAACCTTCAACAATAATGGCAGCTGTCATGGCAGCAGGTATGACACCACCACTTGGTTTGGCGCTTGCAACCTTGATAGCAAAGGATAAATTTACAACAGAAGAAAGAGAAGCAGGAAAAGCAGCATTCTTCCTTGGGATTTCTTTTATAACCGAAGGTGCAATCCCGTTTGCTGCAGCTGATCCGCTTAGAGTTATTCCATCTATTATGATTGGGTCAGCAGCAACTTCAGTTTTAAGTATTTTATTCAAATGTACTCTGGCAGTTCCACATGGCGGAATATTCGTGCTACCAATACCAAACGCTGTAGGAAATTTACTCTTGTATGCGGTGGCTATTGCAATAGGAACAGTTGTAACAGCACTTATTGTTTCGATTTTAAAGCCCAAGAAGGTTCAATAA
- a CDS encoding HPr family phosphocarrier protein, whose translation MVEAKVVLKNPTGLHARPASIFVTEAGKFKSDIFIIKDGKQVNAKSILNILAMGAKKGDEIVLKAVGEDEDKALKYLVDLLENLNE comes from the coding sequence ATGGTTGAAGCTAAGGTTGTTTTAAAGAATCCAACAGGTCTTCATGCAAGGCCTGCAAGCATATTTGTAACTGAAGCGGGGAAATTCAAAAGTGATATTTTTATTATAAAAGATGGGAAGCAAGTAAATGCAAAAAGTATTTTAAACATCTTAGCAATGGGTGCCAAAAAAGGTGATGAGATTGTTCTAAAAGCTGTAGGTGAAGATGAAGATAAAGCCTTAAAATATTTAGTGGATTTATTAGAAAATCTAAATGAGTAA
- the ptsP gene encoding phosphoenolpyruvate--protein phosphotransferase: MSKLMGVNNVLIRGIPVSEGIGLGRAVVVKESEYVVRKVKIEDAGAELRRFLDSIEKAKEQIREIKAATHESLGEKNAMIFDAHLLILDDPEFVNMVKWKIEEGVSAEFAIDESARFFEDLLLSLEDEYMRERANDIKDVALRLIRILNGEEQIDLKNLPEGSILIAHDLTPSQTAQINKQNVRGFITEKGGKTSHTAIIARTYGIPAVVGVEDIINKVKNGDFLIVDGYEGFVYVNPEEYLIKEYEEKLVEENRRKEELKSFLYVESKTQDEKRIKLFANVAHIEEIDAALKNGAEGIGLFRTEFLFMDRSQPPSEDEQFEVYKSVLEKMEGRPVIIRTLDAGGDKNISYLNIDKEENPFLGYRAIRFCLGNKELFKIQLRALLRASIYGNLKIMFPMITSSDEVYKAKLIIQEAEKELKKQGIDYSQNIEIGIMIETPSAAVISDILAKEVDFFSIGTNDLIQYTLAIDRTNDKVSYLYNPLHPAVLRLIKMTVENAHKNGIEVGVCGEIASNPEIVSVLIGLGVDELSVNPSKILSVKKKILQMKCEEEKRRAEDLLSWQ; the protein is encoded by the coding sequence ATGAGTAAGTTGATGGGGGTAAACAATGTGTTAATAAGAGGTATTCCTGTTTCAGAAGGAATTGGATTAGGAAGAGCAGTTGTAGTCAAAGAAAGTGAATATGTGGTGAGAAAAGTAAAAATAGAGGATGCCGGTGCTGAGCTGAGACGTTTTTTGGATAGCATAGAAAAAGCAAAAGAACAGATAAGGGAGATAAAAGCTGCAACCCATGAAAGTTTGGGCGAAAAAAATGCAATGATTTTTGATGCTCATCTTTTAATCCTTGATGACCCGGAATTTGTAAATATGGTAAAATGGAAGATAGAAGAAGGGGTAAGTGCTGAGTTTGCCATTGATGAGTCGGCAAGGTTTTTTGAGGATCTTCTTTTGAGCTTGGAAGATGAATATATGAGAGAGAGGGCAAATGATATAAAGGATGTAGCTTTGAGACTAATTAGAATTTTGAATGGAGAAGAACAAATAGACCTAAAAAATCTTCCTGAAGGAAGTATTTTGATTGCTCATGACCTTACACCTTCACAAACAGCTCAAATAAATAAACAAAATGTGCGGGGATTTATTACAGAGAAAGGTGGTAAAACTTCTCATACAGCAATAATTGCAAGAACATATGGAATTCCTGCAGTTGTTGGTGTAGAAGACATAATCAATAAGGTAAAAAATGGAGATTTTTTGATTGTGGATGGATATGAGGGGTTTGTTTACGTAAATCCTGAAGAATACTTAATAAAGGAGTATGAAGAGAAGCTTGTGGAAGAAAATAGGAGAAAAGAAGAATTAAAAAGCTTTTTGTATGTTGAATCCAAAACACAAGATGAGAAAAGGATAAAACTGTTTGCGAACGTTGCGCATATAGAAGAAATTGATGCTGCACTTAAAAATGGTGCAGAAGGAATTGGGCTTTTCAGAACAGAGTTTTTGTTTATGGATAGAAGCCAGCCACCATCAGAAGATGAACAGTTTGAAGTTTATAAATCTGTACTTGAAAAGATGGAAGGTAGGCCAGTTATTATAAGAACTTTAGATGCCGGAGGAGACAAGAATATTTCATATTTAAATATAGATAAAGAAGAAAATCCTTTTTTGGGGTACAGAGCTATAAGGTTCTGTTTAGGGAATAAAGAACTTTTTAAAATTCAACTAAGAGCACTTTTAAGGGCATCTATTTATGGTAATCTAAAAATAATGTTTCCTATGATAACTTCCAGTGATGAGGTGTATAAGGCGAAATTGATCATACAGGAAGCCGAAAAAGAGCTGAAAAAACAAGGTATTGATTATTCACAAAATATTGAAATTGGTATAATGATAGAAACACCTTCTGCAGCAGTTATATCAGATATTTTAGCAAAAGAAGTTGACTTTTTTAGCATAGGGACAAATGACCTTATCCAGTACACCCTTGCAATTGACAGGACAAATGATAAAGTGTCGTACCTGTACAATCCTTTGCACCCGGCTGTTTTGAGACTTATTAAGATGACAGTTGAAAATGCTCACAAAAATGGTATAGAGGTTGGCGTATGTGGCGAGATTGCGTCAAATCCCGAAATTGTCTCTGTTTTGATAGGGCTTGGTGTTGATGAGCTTAGCGTAAATCCTTCTAAGATATTGAGTGTTAAGAAAAAAATTTTACAAATGAAGTGTGAGGAAGAAAAGCGTCGTGCAGAAGATCTTTTAAGTTGGCAGTGA
- a CDS encoding glycosyltransferase family 2 protein yields MSTEKFLKDELISVIIPCYNEAQNIEQTLKEIYEYFDEFVPEYEVIVVVEKSTDNTLEIVNLSKNHRTIVLENARKFGKGYSIKKGIYFVKGKYILTCDADLPVDIKRYFLPMLELLKKDEKVGAVFATALAIKTCRKVRGFVRSVVSLMFFVLRQLFLQLPISDTQLGFKLFRADVLRKCCEKVNENGFLFDLLLTDLMLNEGYQIEEINVKVVERKIKSSVSVAEIIKTTYKFCKYILFTRSKLLRKCTNKVMINDKNKSVKASSI; encoded by the coding sequence ATGAGTACAGAAAAATTTTTAAAAGATGAACTAATAAGTGTTATAATTCCCTGTTATAATGAAGCACAAAATATTGAACAAACTCTTAAAGAAATTTACGAATATTTCGATGAGTTTGTACCCGAATATGAAGTAATTGTAGTGGTTGAGAAAAGTACTGATAATACCTTAGAAATAGTAAACTTATCGAAAAACCACAGAACAATTGTATTAGAAAATGCAAGAAAATTTGGTAAGGGATATAGCATAAAAAAAGGTATATATTTTGTAAAAGGAAAATACATACTTACTTGTGACGCAGATCTTCCTGTAGATATAAAAAGATATTTTCTTCCCATGTTAGAACTACTAAAGAAAGATGAAAAGGTTGGTGCAGTTTTTGCAACTGCCTTAGCTATAAAAACATGCAGGAAGGTGAGAGGCTTTGTAAGAAGTGTGGTTTCACTGATGTTTTTTGTTTTGAGACAGTTGTTTTTACAATTACCTATAAGTGACACACAATTGGGTTTTAAATTGTTTAGAGCAGATGTACTAAGAAAATGCTGTGAAAAAGTTAATGAAAATGGGTTTTTGTTTGACTTGCTATTGACAGATTTGATGTTAAATGAAGGATACCAAATCGAGGAAATAAATGTAAAAGTTGTAGAAAGAAAAATCAAATCTTCTGTTTCTGTCGCTGAAATAATAAAAACTACTTATAAGTTTTGCAAGTATATATTGTTTACGCGTTCAAAATTACTTAGAAAATGTACAAATAAAGTTATGATAAATGATAAAAATAAAAGCGTAAAAGCATCAAGTATCTGA
- a CDS encoding glycosyltransferase family 4 protein, with product MKTILVLTQRDIYHKKAGGAERYLFNVLKALSNHYKITCLCQNDGTQKDYEIYDNITFIRFKTNLISLIFKAMFYYKENKENIDLVIDHTNTHQFFTFLYVAKNKRLLIVHQLALEIWEYYFPKYIGKMFKLFEKLLWRLSSGMAVTVSQSTKEDLQRFGFKEEFIWVIKNSIRHKYISPPPAEKEDYLVSIGRLVPYKRFEDAIYLAKKLNRRIYIIGEGQEKYKRRLKNYTKKIKADVVFTGYITEERKQEIVEKAYMHIFPSIREGWGLVISEAANLGTPSLVYPVPGCLDATNYGKAGFVTKRIGRDYLLEKFLSIDREEYERMRICAFEFASQLNYNKQCEEFLQVIRSIIENT from the coding sequence ATGAAGACTATTTTAGTGTTAACACAAAGAGATATATACCATAAAAAAGCTGGTGGTGCAGAAAGATACTTATTTAATGTGCTAAAAGCTTTGAGTAATCATTACAAAATCACATGTTTGTGTCAAAATGATGGTACTCAGAAAGATTATGAGATATATGATAATATAACATTTATTCGATTTAAAACTAATTTAATTAGCCTAATTTTCAAAGCAATGTTCTATTATAAAGAAAATAAGGAAAATATTGATTTAGTAATTGACCATACAAACACGCATCAGTTCTTCACTTTTTTATACGTTGCGAAAAATAAGAGATTATTAATTGTTCATCAGCTTGCACTTGAGATTTGGGAATATTATTTTCCAAAGTACATTGGTAAGATGTTTAAATTATTCGAAAAACTCCTTTGGCGTCTTTCATCTGGAATGGCAGTAACAGTTAGCCAGTCAACTAAGGAAGATCTGCAGAGGTTTGGGTTTAAAGAAGAATTTATATGGGTTATAAAAAATTCAATAAGGCACAAGTACATTTCACCTCCACCGGCAGAGAAAGAAGACTATCTTGTTAGTATAGGAAGATTAGTCCCGTATAAAAGGTTTGAGGATGCAATTTATTTAGCAAAGAAGCTTAATAGAAGAATATATATTATAGGAGAAGGGCAAGAGAAATATAAAAGAAGATTAAAGAATTATACAAAGAAAATTAAAGCAGATGTAGTTTTCACTGGATATATTACTGAGGAGAGAAAACAAGAAATAGTAGAGAAAGCCTATATGCACATTTTTCCATCAATTAGAGAAGGATGGGGGCTTGTGATAAGCGAAGCGGCTAACTTAGGGACACCTTCCTTAGTATATCCTGTTCCTGGCTGCCTGGATGCAACAAATTACGGAAAAGCTGGTTTTGTGACAAAGAGAATAGGGAGAGATTATTTGTTGGAAAAGTTTCTAAGTATTGATAGGGAAGAATATGAAAGGATGAGAATTTGTGCATTTGAATTTGCTTCACAGCTAAACTATAATAAACAATGTGAAGAGTTTCTGCAGGTTATACGAAGCATAATAGAAAATACATAA
- a CDS encoding glycosyltransferase family 2 protein, translating into MKLGILITTYNDGDIILRCLDSIYNQLDNLNFPVYVVCVDDGSDSPLTYPHFDIIRTEHRGRSYARIEGLKKILAEDCTHFLFLDSDMVLPSGFFKKLQTVVENYDSDAFIIPEAAFSIYNNFWTKVKVFERNLYRVNYCKESGNIEAARLWKVLSFPGFVEGLEAFEEIQPTILGIKKGLKIIKTQEIFIYHDEKKVTLRDLLRKKNSYFCCMLESGKCSKWDIIKRYYFFRPHLYHKENLKKYIRHPVLTIGVVLMYLILTLNFLWVSISQNFVKKGMMKK; encoded by the coding sequence ATGAAACTGGGAATTTTAATAACAACATATAACGATGGAGATATTATTTTAAGATGTTTAGATTCTATCTACAACCAACTTGACAATTTAAATTTTCCAGTTTATGTTGTATGTGTTGATGATGGTTCAGATTCACCTCTTACATATCCTCATTTTGATATTATAAGAACAGAGCACAGGGGAAGAAGCTATGCAAGGATTGAGGGTCTGAAAAAAATTTTAGCTGAAGATTGTACACATTTTTTATTTTTAGATAGCGATATGGTCCTTCCATCTGGCTTTTTCAAAAAGTTGCAGACAGTAGTTGAAAATTATGATAGTGATGCTTTCATTATCCCTGAAGCGGCTTTTAGTATTTATAACAATTTTTGGACAAAAGTTAAGGTCTTTGAGAGAAACTTATATAGAGTAAATTATTGTAAAGAGAGCGGGAATATTGAAGCAGCCAGATTATGGAAGGTACTTTCTTTTCCGGGGTTTGTTGAGGGTTTAGAAGCATTTGAGGAGATTCAGCCAACAATATTGGGTATTAAAAAAGGTTTAAAGATTATAAAGACCCAGGAGATTTTTATCTATCATGATGAAAAGAAGGTAACCTTACGAGATTTATTGAGGAAGAAAAATAGCTACTTTTGTTGTATGCTTGAATCAGGCAAATGTTCAAAATGGGATATAATAAAAAGGTATTATTTCTTCCGTCCCCATCTTTACCATAAGGAAAATTTAAAAAAATACATAAGACATCCTGTTTTAACAATTGGAGTTGTATTAATGTATCTTATATTGACACTAAATTTTCTTTGGGTGAGTATATCGCAAAATTTTGTTAAAAAAGGAATGATGAAGAAATGA
- a CDS encoding DUF2752 domain-containing protein yields MCPFRNIWGISCPGCGMTRALLAVLNGDFFAAFYYHPLWVVVILYPVVYTFFKVRKFKKDFDIWKNKSLKIIIRLFLFVWIIRMIFFFPHIPPLDFEKNSLIGRLLQHLFF; encoded by the coding sequence ATGTGTCCATTTCGAAATATATGGGGAATTTCTTGCCCCGGCTGTGGTATGACAAGAGCTTTATTAGCCGTGTTAAATGGAGACTTTTTTGCTGCATTTTACTACCACCCGTTGTGGGTGGTAGTAATTTTGTATCCTGTAGTATATACTTTTTTTAAAGTAAGAAAGTTTAAAAAAGATTTTGATATCTGGAAAAATAAATCACTCAAAATAATTATTAGACTCTTTCTTTTTGTTTGGATAATCCGAATGATATTTTTCTTTCCTCATATTCCCCCTTTGGATTTCGAAAAAAACTCTCTAATTGGACGTTTATTGCAGCATTTATTTTTTTAA
- a CDS encoding DUF4234 domain-containing protein translates to MPGKKRSVVGVLIFSIITLGIYYFFWIYATSNETQQYLEKKTLSPGLELLLCIITCGLYWFYWIYKYSKIAVECQQKAGLPPEDNAVINLILSILGLGIISSMILQASLNKVWEFENSKNDSVISTN, encoded by the coding sequence ATGCCTGGTAAAAAAAGATCTGTTGTGGGTGTGTTGATATTTTCAATAATTACTTTAGGTATTTATTACTTTTTCTGGATTTATGCAACCTCTAATGAAACTCAACAGTACTTGGAAAAGAAAACCTTGAGCCCGGGCCTCGAACTTTTACTTTGTATAATCACATGTGGTCTTTATTGGTTTTATTGGATTTACAAATATAGCAAAATTGCTGTTGAATGTCAGCAAAAAGCTGGTCTGCCTCCAGAAGATAATGCTGTTATAAACCTTATTCTTAGCATCCTTGGTCTTGGAATTATAAGCTCTATGATTCTCCAAGCAAGCCTGAATAAAGTGTGGGAATTTGAAAACTCTAAAAATGACTCAGTTATTTCTACAAACTGA
- the rbr gene encoding rubrerythrin has protein sequence MKDLKGTQTEKNLWAAFAGESQARNKYTYFASQARKEGYEQIAAIFEETAENEKEHAKLFFKFLNGIGNTQENLKAAAEGEHYEWAEMYKEFARVAREEGFEEIAIAFEFVAKVEEKHEERYRKLLENVENGKVFVKDDVVAWKCRNCGYVHVGKEAPKVCPTCKHPQSFFEIRAENY, from the coding sequence ATGAAGGATTTAAAAGGAACACAGACAGAAAAGAACTTGTGGGCTGCGTTTGCTGGTGAGTCTCAGGCAAGAAACAAGTATACCTATTTTGCATCCCAGGCAAGAAAAGAAGGGTATGAGCAGATTGCAGCAATCTTTGAGGAGACAGCTGAGAATGAAAAAGAACATGCAAAGCTATTTTTCAAGTTCTTAAACGGAATTGGTAACACTCAAGAAAACCTAAAAGCTGCTGCAGAAGGCGAACATTACGAATGGGCTGAAATGTACAAAGAATTTGCAAGGGTTGCAAGAGAAGAAGGATTTGAAGAGATAGCCATTGCTTTTGAGTTTGTTGCAAAGGTCGAGGAAAAACATGAAGAAAGATACAGAAAACTTCTTGAAAACGTTGAAAACGGCAAGGTATTTGTAAAAGATGATGTTGTTGCTTGGAAGTGCAGAAACTGCGGCTATGTTCATGTTGGCAAAGAAGCTCCAAAGGTATGTCCAACCTGCAAACATCCACAGTCGTTCTTTGAGATAAGAGCTGAGAATTATTAA
- a CDS encoding Fur family transcriptional regulator — translation MKEQLEKKGIKPSLIRLKIYEYLTKHKTHPTAEEVYSSLSKEIPTLSKTSVYNTLSLFVEKGLAQMITIEENIARFDADTSVHGHFQCKVCEKIYDFLVEKDSIKSSLDASFDVEEIYVYNKGVCPYCKNKNLS, via the coding sequence TTGAAAGAGCAGCTCGAGAAAAAAGGAATAAAACCATCTTTAATAAGGCTGAAAATCTATGAGTACTTGACAAAGCACAAAACCCACCCCACGGCAGAAGAAGTGTACAGTAGTCTTTCAAAGGAGATTCCAACACTTTCTAAAACGTCGGTGTACAACACTTTAAGCCTTTTTGTTGAAAAAGGGCTTGCACAGATGATAACAATTGAAGAAAATATAGCAAGGTTTGATGCTGACACATCTGTTCATGGACATTTTCAGTGCAAGGTATGCGAAAAGATTTATGACTTTTTAGTTGAAAAAGATTCAATTAAGTCTTCTTTAGACGCGAGCTTTGATGTTGAGGAAATTTACGTCTACAATAAGGGTGTATGCCCTTATTGTAAAAATAAAAATCTATCTTAA
- a CDS encoding glycoside hydrolase family 13 protein, with translation MDLHKKWWKEAVVYQIYPRSFYDSNGDGIGDLPGIIEKLDYLQELGVDVIWLNPIYKSPNADNGYDISDYYDIMDEFGTMEDFDRLLNEAHKRGIKIVMDLVVNHTSDEHKWFLESKKSKDSPYRNFYFWRPGKNGKLPNNWTSFFGGPAWEYDPQTGEYYLHLFATKQPDLNWDNPQVRQEVYKMMKWWLDKGIDGFRMDVINLISKVEGLPDDREGEKKGGLVGFKYYANGPRVHEYLQEMNREVLSKYDIMTVGETPFVTPEIAKLYVEYDRNELNMIFHFEHMDMDCSGSKWNVKPWKLTDLKKIMYKWYLALKDKGWNSLYLNNHDQPRMVSRFGNDKEYRVESAKLLATLLHTWQGTPFIYQGEEIGMTNCKFESIDEFRDIETLNFYREMKEKGMSDDSILEILNKRSRDHARTPMQWNDSENAGFTTGKPWIKVNPNYKEINVKKALADKGSIFYYYKKLIQLRKTHPAVVYGDVQMLYENDEKIFAYTRSYGNEKLLVVMNFSEEEVEFCAPKEIFLNKPELLISNYEVEDDIQQKIVLKPYESRVYKI, from the coding sequence ATGGACTTGCACAAAAAGTGGTGGAAGGAAGCTGTTGTATATCAAATCTATCCTCGAAGCTTTTATGACTCAAACGGTGATGGAATTGGAGATTTGCCAGGAATAATAGAAAAACTTGATTATCTACAAGAACTTGGAGTAGACGTTATCTGGCTCAATCCTATTTACAAATCTCCAAACGCAGACAATGGTTATGACATCAGCGATTACTATGACATCATGGATGAGTTTGGTACAATGGAAGATTTTGATAGACTATTGAACGAAGCCCACAAAAGAGGAATTAAAATTGTAATGGACCTTGTTGTGAACCACACATCTGACGAGCACAAATGGTTTTTGGAGTCAAAAAAATCAAAAGACAGTCCTTACAGAAACTTTTATTTCTGGCGACCTGGGAAAAACGGTAAGCTTCCTAACAACTGGACATCCTTTTTTGGTGGTCCTGCGTGGGAGTATGACCCACAGACTGGAGAGTACTATCTACATCTTTTTGCAACAAAGCAGCCAGACCTGAACTGGGACAATCCTCAGGTCCGTCAGGAAGTTTATAAAATGATGAAGTGGTGGCTTGACAAGGGTATAGACGGTTTTAGAATGGATGTGATAAATCTTATCTCCAAGGTGGAAGGACTACCAGACGATAGAGAAGGCGAAAAAAAAGGAGGACTTGTTGGTTTCAAATACTATGCAAACGGTCCGCGCGTTCATGAATATCTGCAGGAGATGAACAGAGAAGTCTTGAGCAAATACGACATCATGACAGTTGGAGAGACTCCATTTGTAACTCCTGAGATTGCAAAGCTGTATGTAGAGTATGACAGAAATGAGCTTAATATGATCTTTCATTTTGAGCACATGGATATGGACTGTAGCGGCAGCAAGTGGAATGTAAAGCCTTGGAAACTCACTGATTTGAAAAAAATAATGTACAAGTGGTATTTAGCTTTAAAAGACAAGGGCTGGAATTCGCTTTACCTTAACAACCATGACCAGCCAAGGATGGTCTCGCGTTTTGGTAATGATAAAGAATACAGGGTTGAGTCTGCTAAGCTTTTGGCGACTTTGCTTCACACATGGCAAGGAACTCCTTTTATCTACCAAGGCGAAGAGATTGGCATGACAAACTGCAAGTTTGAAAGTATTGATGAGTTCAGAGATATTGAAACACTTAACTTTTACCGTGAAATGAAGGAAAAAGGCATGTCAGATGATAGCATTTTAGAAATCCTGAACAAAAGAAGCAGAGACCATGCAAGAACTCCAATGCAATGGAACGACTCAGAAAACGCGGGGTTTACAACAGGAAAGCCGTGGATAAAAGTAAATCCAAATTACAAAGAAATAAATGTAAAGAAAGCTCTTGCTGACAAAGGTTCTATCTTTTACTACTACAAAAAACTTATCCAGCTGAGAAAAACACATCCGGCAGTTGTATATGGTGATGTTCAGATGCTTTATGAAAATGATGAAAAAATCTTTGCCTATACAAGAAGCTATGGAAATGAAAAACTTCTTGTTGTTATGAACTTTTCGGAAGAAGAAGTGGAATTTTGCGCACCAAAAGAAATATTCCTTAATAAGCCTGAGCTTTTAATCAGCAATTATGAGGTTGAAGATGATATTCAACAAAAAATTGTTTTAAAACCATATGAATCGAGGGTATATAAAATATAA